From one Polynucleobacter sp. UK-FUSCHL-C3 genomic stretch:
- the tal gene encoding transaldolase, with amino-acid sequence MDTLSQLKRYTTVVADTGDFERMRQFQPQDATTNPSLILKAVQQSTYSNLVADVKRYNPKASPAQLIDRVLVAFGGEILKIVPGRVSTEVDARLSFDTAATIRKAREIIALYESAGIDRARVLIKLASTWESIVAARELDQDGIHCNMTLLFSLVQAVACADAKAQLISPFVGRISDWYKKSLGDQWSTAQHAGANDPGVQSVRSIFMYYKHFEIATEIMGASFRNTSQILELAGCDLLTISPELLAELQASNTEVSPRLIAEEAQRADMKQIHLDQAHFENELAKNPMASEKLSEGIKTFCADIEKLEVLLS; translated from the coding sequence ATGGATACCCTCTCTCAACTCAAGCGCTATACCACGGTGGTCGCCGATACCGGCGACTTTGAGCGCATGCGCCAGTTCCAGCCACAGGATGCCACCACCAATCCCTCCTTGATTTTGAAGGCGGTTCAACAAAGTACCTACAGTAATTTAGTGGCAGATGTAAAACGCTATAACCCTAAGGCCTCCCCAGCACAACTGATTGATCGAGTTCTAGTCGCTTTTGGTGGGGAGATATTGAAGATTGTGCCGGGTCGCGTTTCTACCGAGGTGGATGCCCGCCTATCATTTGATACTGCAGCAACCATTCGTAAGGCGCGAGAGATCATCGCTCTGTACGAATCCGCAGGCATTGATCGTGCTCGGGTCTTAATTAAATTAGCAAGCACTTGGGAGAGCATTGTTGCTGCTCGGGAGTTAGATCAAGATGGTATCCATTGCAATATGACCTTACTCTTTTCTCTGGTGCAAGCTGTTGCATGTGCCGATGCCAAGGCACAATTGATTTCACCGTTTGTGGGTCGCATCAGTGATTGGTATAAGAAATCCTTAGGTGATCAATGGTCGACTGCTCAACATGCTGGAGCAAACGATCCTGGCGTGCAGTCGGTTCGTTCGATCTTTATGTACTACAAGCACTTTGAGATTGCTACCGAAATTATGGGTGCTAGCTTTCGAAACACCAGTCAGATTTTGGAGTTAGCGGGTTGTGATTTACTAACTATTAGCCCTGAACTCTTAGCAGAGTTACAAGCGAGCAATACTGAGGTGAGCCCAAGACTCATTGCAGAAGAAGCTCAGCGTGCTGATATGAAACAGATACATCTTGATCAAGCTCACTTTGAAAATGAGTTGGCCAAGAATCCGATGGCTTCTGAGAAACTCTCCGAGGGCATCAAGACCTTCTGTGCGGATATCGAGAAACTTGAGGTCTTACTCAGTTAG
- the rlmB gene encoding 23S rRNA (guanosine(2251)-2'-O)-methyltransferase RlmB, giving the protein MKQILLGFHAVQTRLRMDPDSLQSVYYDPARRDRRMADFIKQAEPLLGKRLYSANADRLHNLAGHDRHQGIVALAEPISIARTLPELLDSIDAKNDPPLLLVLDGITDPHNLGACLRAADGAGVHGVIVPKDRSASINATVSKVASGAAEVVPIITVTNLARTMREMQELGIWLIGTDDQAEQSIYDVDLKGPTAIVMGAEGEGMRRLTRETCDQLVNIPMQGAVESLNVSVATGVTLYEARRQRLAKK; this is encoded by the coding sequence ATGAAACAGATTCTGTTGGGCTTTCATGCGGTGCAGACCCGCTTACGCATGGATCCAGATAGCCTGCAATCGGTCTATTACGATCCAGCACGGCGTGATCGACGCATGGCGGATTTCATTAAACAGGCTGAGCCACTCTTAGGTAAGAGACTCTACTCAGCCAATGCAGATCGTCTTCATAATCTAGCTGGACATGACCGCCATCAGGGGATTGTGGCTCTGGCAGAACCTATCTCGATTGCTAGAACTCTACCCGAGTTACTCGATAGCATTGATGCAAAGAATGATCCACCTCTACTCTTGGTCTTGGATGGCATCACAGACCCGCATAATTTAGGAGCTTGCCTTCGGGCTGCAGATGGCGCTGGAGTGCATGGGGTGATCGTTCCCAAAGATCGCTCTGCGAGCATCAATGCCACCGTGAGCAAAGTGGCCAGTGGTGCTGCTGAAGTAGTGCCCATCATCACAGTGACCAATCTTGCAAGAACCATGCGCGAGATGCAAGAGCTTGGTATTTGGCTAATTGGCACCGATGATCAAGCAGAGCAATCGATCTATGACGTAGACCTCAAAGGACCCACTGCGATTGTGATGGGAGCCGAGGGTGAAGGAATGCGCCGCTTAACCCGCGAGACCTGTGATCAATTGGTCAACATCCCAATGCAAGGAGCAGTTGAGAGTCTGAATGTATCGGTAGCAACTGGCGTGACTCTGTACGAAGCAAGGCGTCAACGTCTTGCGAAGAAATAA
- the hflK gene encoding FtsH protease activity modulator HflK, with protein sequence MQTQTIRQTLRKVRDYFAGFYSVNDPGWGNNPQSNTPKGDKDPKGGENTTPNQPNQQPQDNRRPTSGPPDLDDLWRDFNDKLNNLFGGKKRPSGGGQPPPNGGGRKTPQFNTDGFNPKVASIGAAVILGLVWLFSGFFMIQEGQAGVVLTFGKYDYTARPGINWRLPFPIQSTEIVNLSAVRSVEIGRPVLIKGTNQKDSSMLTEDENIIDVRFAVQYRLKDPMEYLFNNRDPDMAVVQAAETAVREIVGRSKMDTVLYEGREKIAIDLSMSIQKILDGYKAGIFITSVTVQNVQPPEQVQAAFDDAVKAGQDQERLKSEGEAYANDILPRAKGTAARLIQEAEGYRARVSAMAEGDALRFKQIYTEYAKAPQVTRDRMYIDTMKEIYTNVSKVLVDTTKSNSLLYLPLDKIISQVSSEAQQAAQAQTSGLPSIPAPAAPSPSANPAPADRTPEKRDGLRSRDRGDR encoded by the coding sequence ATCCAAACCCAAACCATTCGCCAAACGCTCCGTAAAGTACGTGATTACTTTGCCGGTTTTTACTCAGTCAATGATCCAGGCTGGGGTAATAATCCTCAATCTAATACACCCAAAGGGGATAAAGACCCCAAGGGCGGTGAGAACACTACCCCCAATCAGCCAAATCAACAGCCGCAAGATAATCGTCGCCCCACTAGTGGACCACCCGATCTAGATGATCTGTGGCGTGACTTTAATGACAAGCTCAATAATCTCTTTGGTGGCAAGAAGCGCCCATCCGGAGGTGGACAACCCCCACCCAATGGTGGCGGTCGCAAAACTCCACAATTTAATACCGATGGATTTAATCCAAAAGTAGCCAGTATTGGTGCAGCAGTTATTTTGGGCTTGGTATGGCTCTTTAGTGGCTTCTTCATGATCCAAGAGGGTCAGGCTGGCGTGGTATTGACCTTTGGTAAATACGATTACACCGCTCGTCCTGGTATTAACTGGCGCTTACCGTTCCCCATTCAGTCTACCGAGATTGTTAATCTGTCTGCAGTCCGCTCTGTAGAAATCGGTCGTCCGGTTCTGATTAAGGGAACGAATCAAAAAGATTCTTCGATGTTGACCGAAGACGAGAACATCATCGATGTGCGCTTTGCGGTGCAATACCGTCTCAAAGACCCGATGGAGTATCTCTTTAATAATCGCGATCCAGATATGGCGGTTGTGCAAGCAGCTGAGACTGCAGTGCGTGAGATTGTGGGTCGTAGCAAGATGGATACCGTTTTATACGAGGGTCGCGAGAAGATTGCGATCGATTTATCCATGTCGATCCAAAAGATCTTGGATGGTTATAAAGCCGGTATCTTTATTACCAGCGTTACCGTCCAAAACGTACAGCCCCCTGAGCAAGTTCAAGCAGCCTTTGATGATGCCGTGAAAGCGGGTCAAGACCAAGAGCGCTTAAAGAGCGAAGGTGAGGCCTATGCGAATGACATCCTGCCACGGGCTAAAGGTACTGCAGCTCGTTTGATTCAGGAAGCAGAGGGTTATCGCGCTAGAGTGAGTGCAATGGCAGAAGGTGACGCGCTGCGCTTTAAACAAATCTATACCGAGTATGCAAAAGCTCCGCAAGTAACACGTGATCGGATGTATATCGATACCATGAAAGAGATCTATACCAATGTCTCTAAAGTATTAGTTGATACCACCAAGAGTAATAGTTTGTTGTATCTCCCTCTCGATAAGATTATTTCTCAGGTGAGCTCAGAAGCTCAGCAAGCTGCGCAGGCACAAACAAGTGGATTGCCGAGTATCCCAGCGCCTGCCGCCCCAAGCCCCAGTGCTAATCCAGCACCAGCGGATCGTACCCCAGAAAAACGCGATGGCCTACGTAGCCGTGATCGCGGTGATCGTTAA
- a CDS encoding oxidative damage protection protein: protein MARMVQCIKLNKESEGLDFAPLPGELGKKIWNQVSKEAWADWLKHQTMLINENRLNMADPRARQYLLKQVEKYFFEGGADMASGYVPPAQ from the coding sequence ATGGCAAGAATGGTTCAGTGTATTAAGCTCAATAAAGAGTCCGAGGGTCTAGACTTTGCTCCTCTTCCTGGTGAACTGGGTAAGAAAATCTGGAATCAGGTATCTAAAGAAGCGTGGGCAGACTGGCTTAAGCATCAAACGATGCTGATCAATGAGAACCGTCTTAATATGGCCGATCCGCGCGCACGTCAGTATCTACTCAAACAGGTCGAGAAATACTTCTTTGAGGGTGGTGCTGATATGGCTAGTGGTTATGTACCGCCAGCTCAGTAA
- the rpiA gene encoding ribose-5-phosphate isomerase RpiA — MNQDDLKKQVAQAAKEEVLKRMPKGQYLGIGTGSTANWFIDLLAPHRDHFAGVVSSSLASTERLIKLGFHVVDASQLPESIQTQSHPLPMYVDGADEINPQGHMIKGGGGALTREKIIASLAKEFICICDESKQVNTLGKFPLPLEVIPLAQAAITQSLKQWGGTAKLRLISSGKQEGQPFLTDNGAWILDVHGLDIKDPVQLERDLNQIAGVICVGLFAQAKADLLLVGGQQGVQRVQFSK; from the coding sequence ATGAACCAAGACGATCTCAAGAAACAGGTTGCCCAAGCCGCCAAAGAGGAAGTTCTAAAGCGAATGCCAAAAGGGCAGTACTTGGGGATCGGAACAGGCTCAACCGCTAACTGGTTTATTGACCTCTTAGCCCCGCACCGTGATCACTTTGCGGGAGTGGTATCGAGCTCCTTAGCGAGTACAGAGCGCCTGATTAAATTAGGCTTTCATGTGGTGGATGCCAGTCAGCTACCGGAGTCGATCCAAACACAATCCCATCCCTTGCCGATGTACGTTGATGGTGCGGATGAGATTAACCCACAGGGTCATATGATTAAGGGCGGTGGTGGAGCACTCACGCGCGAGAAGATTATTGCAAGTCTTGCCAAGGAATTTATCTGCATCTGCGATGAGTCCAAGCAAGTTAATACTCTTGGTAAATTTCCATTACCGCTTGAGGTGATACCTCTGGCGCAAGCGGCCATTACACAATCCCTGAAACAATGGGGCGGTACTGCCAAACTACGCCTGATCTCCTCTGGAAAGCAAGAAGGTCAACCATTCTTAACGGATAACGGCGCTTGGATCCTGGATGTGCATGGATTAGATATCAAAGACCCTGTCCAACTAGAGAGAGACCTCAATCAAATTGCTGGGGTTATCTGTGTTGGACTCTTTGCCCAAGCTAAGGCAGATCTATTGCTGGTGGGTGGACAGCAGGGTGTTCAGCGAGTTCAGTTTTCTAAATAA
- the hflC gene encoding protease modulator HflC — MPNRVLGLIVSLVVAFYLITSCIFIVDQRKYAVIFSFGQIVKVIQEPGLQFKLPAPFQNVIFFDRRIMTIDSPDADRFITAEKKNLLVDSYVKWRIVDPLKFFVSFKGDERLATDRMNQLVRSALNEEFTKRTIREIISEQRDQVMQGIRKKVEEDAKDIGIEIVDVRLKRVDLLAEISDSVYRRMEAERKRVANELRSTGAAESDKIRANAERQRDVILAEAYRDAQRIKGVGDARATAFYAEAFNRDPQFAQFYRSLEAYRNSFKDKKDVMVIEPNNDFFKFMQRR; from the coding sequence ATGCCAAATCGTGTCCTTGGACTCATTGTTAGCTTAGTCGTAGCGTTCTACTTAATTACCTCTTGCATCTTTATTGTGGATCAACGTAAATATGCAGTGATCTTCTCTTTCGGACAAATTGTGAAGGTTATTCAAGAGCCTGGCTTGCAGTTTAAGTTACCAGCTCCATTTCAGAACGTCATTTTCTTTGATCGTCGCATCATGACCATCGATAGCCCAGATGCCGATCGCTTCATCACCGCTGAGAAGAAAAATCTGTTGGTAGATTCTTATGTGAAGTGGCGGATTGTCGATCCTTTAAAGTTCTTCGTTAGCTTTAAAGGGGATGAGCGTCTAGCGACCGATCGAATGAACCAACTAGTACGGTCTGCGCTTAATGAAGAGTTTACGAAGCGCACCATCCGTGAGATTATTTCAGAGCAACGCGATCAGGTGATGCAAGGAATTCGTAAGAAGGTCGAAGAAGATGCCAAAGATATTGGTATTGAGATTGTGGATGTGCGTCTCAAGCGCGTTGACCTCTTAGCAGAGATTAGTGACTCGGTGTACCGTCGTATGGAAGCAGAGCGCAAAAGGGTGGCAAACGAACTCCGTTCCACGGGTGCTGCTGAGTCCGATAAGATCCGTGCAAATGCAGAACGACAGCGGGATGTAATCTTGGCCGAAGCGTACCGCGATGCACAGCGTATTAAAGGAGTTGGCGATGCACGCGCTACGGCATTCTATGCAGAAGCCTTTAATCGAGACCCCCAGTTTGCCCAGTTCTACCGCAGTCTTGAGGCTTATCGCAATTCCTTTAAGGACAAGAAGGACGTTATGGTGATTGAGCCCAATAATGATTTCTTCAAGTTCATGCAAAGAAGATAA
- a CDS encoding adenylosuccinate synthase gives MAQSGRNVVVIGTQWGDEGKGKVVDWLTDHAQAVVRFQGGHNAGHTLIIGNKKTILRLIPSGIMHPKVTCYIGNGVVLSPEALFKEIGELEAAGLDVKSRLKISEAATLILPYHVAIDHAREKKRGSDKIGTTGRGIGPAYEDKVARRALRVQDFFYPDQFAAKLKENLDYHNFALTHYYKVDPLDYQTVLNEMMSFAEQIKPMVVDVSSALYAAEQAGQNLLFEGAQGTLLDIDHGTYPFVTSSNCVAGNAAAGSGVGPGSLHYILGITKAYCTRVGAGPFPSELYDHENPAKQDPVGIRLAEVGKEFGSVTGRPRRTGWLDAAALKRSIQINGLTGLCITKLDVLDGIKTIRLCVGYKLDGKTLDVLPRGAEAVARCEPIYEDFTGWTESTVGITDWNKLPKTAQDYLKRVQEICGRPIAMISTGPERDETILLQHPFES, from the coding sequence ATGGCGCAATCGGGTCGTAATGTTGTAGTGATCGGCACCCAATGGGGTGACGAAGGGAAGGGCAAAGTCGTTGACTGGCTGACCGATCATGCACAAGCAGTCGTTCGCTTTCAGGGGGGTCATAACGCGGGTCACACCCTCATCATCGGTAATAAAAAAACCATTCTGCGTCTTATTCCATCGGGCATCATGCACCCCAAGGTCACTTGCTATATTGGCAATGGTGTTGTGCTCTCCCCCGAGGCTCTCTTTAAAGAGATTGGTGAGCTCGAAGCTGCAGGCTTAGATGTCAAAAGCCGTTTAAAGATCTCGGAAGCAGCTACCTTAATACTGCCATATCACGTCGCTATCGATCATGCGCGTGAGAAGAAACGCGGTAGCGATAAGATTGGCACCACAGGCCGTGGCATTGGCCCCGCCTATGAAGATAAAGTAGCCAGAAGAGCACTGCGCGTACAAGACTTTTTCTATCCGGACCAATTTGCAGCTAAGCTCAAAGAGAATTTGGATTATCACAACTTTGCCTTGACCCACTACTACAAGGTCGATCCACTCGACTATCAAACAGTTCTCAATGAAATGATGTCGTTTGCAGAACAGATTAAGCCAATGGTGGTTGATGTCTCTAGCGCTCTGTATGCGGCAGAGCAGGCTGGTCAGAACTTATTGTTCGAAGGCGCACAAGGCACCTTGCTGGATATTGATCATGGCACTTATCCCTTTGTGACCTCCAGTAACTGCGTAGCTGGTAATGCTGCTGCTGGCTCGGGTGTTGGCCCGGGCTCATTGCATTACATCTTAGGAATAACTAAGGCATATTGCACACGCGTGGGTGCGGGTCCATTCCCCAGCGAGCTTTATGATCACGAGAACCCAGCCAAGCAAGATCCTGTCGGTATCCGTCTAGCAGAAGTTGGTAAAGAGTTTGGCTCGGTGACCGGTAGGCCCAGAAGAACCGGTTGGCTAGATGCTGCCGCACTTAAGCGCTCCATCCAAATTAATGGATTAACCGGACTATGCATCACCAAACTAGATGTACTGGATGGGATTAAAACCATTCGTCTGTGTGTGGGCTACAAACTCGATGGTAAGACTCTGGATGTATTACCAAGAGGGGCAGAAGCAGTTGCGCGGTGTGAGCCAATCTATGAGGATTTTACAGGTTGGACTGAGAGCACCGTTGGCATTACAGATTGGAACAAGCTCCCCAAAACAGCCCAAGACTATCTCAAGCGCGTGCAAGAGATCTGCGGTAGACCCATTGCCATGATCTCCACAGGACCAGAGCGCGATGAAACCATATTGTTGCAACATCCGTTTGAGAGTTGA
- a CDS encoding ATP phosphoribosyltransferase regulatory subunit → MNRWLLPEDIADVLPSRARKIEELRRRSLDLYQSYGYELVSPPLLEFLDSLLTGTGSDLNLQTFKLVDQLSGRTLGLRADITPQVARIDAHLLNREGVTRLCYAGSVAHVRAPAGSSSREELQIGAEIYGHAGWEADLEALSLLLQTLNKAGLKKVYLDLSHAGVLKGILGDHALNASDTESLYTCLQTKDRSGLSQCITNMPPSIGKPLLALIELNGSCAEVLANARSVKFALPKNPVIEQALNDLARLTEALSSNGVELSIDLADLRGYQYHSGVMFAAYVDGLPQPIARGGRYDHVGQAFGRSRPATGFSLDLYTLADCSDLNVKRSAIIAPWSDDQKLLAIIADLRSKGEIVIQLRKGDEASAEEFVCDRELIQQGASWQVQAK, encoded by the coding sequence ATGAACCGTTGGTTATTGCCCGAAGATATTGCGGATGTTTTGCCATCCCGGGCTCGCAAGATTGAAGAGTTGCGTCGTCGCTCACTCGATCTTTATCAATCTTATGGCTATGAGTTAGTTAGCCCCCCTTTATTAGAGTTCCTGGATTCATTATTAACAGGTACGGGGTCTGACCTCAATCTGCAGACCTTCAAGTTAGTTGATCAGCTATCGGGCAGAACCCTGGGCCTACGAGCTGATATCACCCCCCAGGTGGCACGCATTGATGCACACCTCTTAAATCGAGAGGGCGTTACGCGTCTTTGCTATGCCGGATCAGTGGCCCATGTCCGAGCACCAGCAGGATCGAGCTCGCGTGAGGAGCTTCAGATCGGGGCAGAGATTTATGGTCATGCAGGATGGGAGGCCGACCTTGAGGCCCTGAGCCTGCTCTTACAGACCCTCAATAAGGCTGGCCTTAAAAAGGTCTATCTCGATCTCTCGCATGCGGGTGTCTTGAAAGGCATCTTGGGAGATCATGCGCTCAACGCAAGTGATACCGAATCCCTCTACACCTGCTTACAAACAAAAGATCGGTCAGGCTTAAGCCAGTGCATTACCAACATGCCACCTTCGATTGGCAAGCCCTTGCTTGCCTTGATTGAGCTCAATGGCTCATGCGCAGAGGTTCTGGCGAACGCGCGTTCTGTCAAGTTCGCATTGCCTAAGAACCCGGTCATCGAGCAAGCCTTAAATGATCTTGCTCGATTAACAGAGGCGCTGTCATCCAACGGTGTAGAGCTTAGTATTGATCTGGCTGATCTACGTGGCTATCAATATCACAGCGGTGTGATGTTTGCTGCCTATGTGGACGGTTTGCCACAGCCGATTGCACGAGGCGGTCGCTACGATCATGTCGGTCAAGCATTTGGGCGTTCACGCCCTGCAACTGGGTTCTCATTAGATCTTTATACATTAGCCGATTGCTCAGACCTCAATGTCAAGCGCAGTGCGATTATTGCCCCATGGTCTGATGATCAAAAACTATTAGCCATTATTGCAGATCTGCGGAGTAAAGGCGAGATTGTGATCCAATTACGCAAGGGTGATGAAGCCAGCGCAGAAGAGTTTGTCTGTGATCGTGAGCTTATTCAGCAGGGTGCTAGTTGGCAGGTACAAGCAAAATAA
- the rnr gene encoding ribonuclease R: MRKNEIPVPRDCDRLGTVQGHRDGFGFVAPDDGGEDIFLAEREMARVMHGDRVSIRVLGTDRRGRPEGQIVEVLIHANRVVIGRLLNENGVLIVAPEDKRIGHDILIPPKGQGMAKLGQVVSVEIIDYPDSYRQAVGRVTEILGEIDDPGMEIEIAVRKYGVPHTFSPAALKESEALPNAVTQDDLIGRVDLRDVPLVTIDGADARDFDDAVYCEPVQYGQAKAWRLIVAIADVAHYVKPDHPLDKDALLRATSVYFPRRVIPMLPEKISNGLCSLNPGVDRLCMVCDAVVDQRGEILAYQFYQGVMHSSQRFTYDTVWEILSNTRGPEAVRYAEFNEQLNNLYHLYKILLAAREKRGAIDFETTETQIISNELGKILRIEPRLRNDAHRLIEECMLTANVCAANFLQKHKHLSLFRVHGEPSLEKVQTLKQVLRTTGLHLSGTEKPHPKDFAKLMKEIKVRPDSGMLQMMILRSMQQAIYQPENEGHFGLSYPAYAHFTSPIRRYPDLLVHRSIKAILSKKSYHPHLPEDVPMNLTMPRKGQGRANAAAVKQSQQDAKTKGKKAVTKQVSKDGAALAVWAQFGVHCSANERRADEASRDVEAWLKCYYMRDHLGQEYSGTITGVANFGLFVQLESLFVEGMVHVTELGGDYYQYDEARQELRGERTGIRYRIGDRLHVLISRVDLDARKIEFGLVKANGTNERDGTRFKSVVLASDAGRPNKKAAHKKTRPDEKAPRRDAAPSKANKKTKAKSGRNPTSRQPSIAQGTGRKSTKGKRK, translated from the coding sequence ATGCGTAAAAATGAAATTCCTGTACCGCGCGATTGTGACCGTCTAGGCACTGTACAGGGCCATCGCGATGGCTTTGGCTTTGTGGCACCCGATGACGGCGGAGAAGATATCTTTCTGGCTGAGCGGGAGATGGCTCGGGTCATGCATGGAGATCGAGTTTCCATCCGTGTCTTAGGAACTGATCGACGTGGTCGCCCCGAAGGCCAAATTGTGGAGGTATTGATCCACGCCAATCGTGTGGTCATTGGGCGTCTTCTGAACGAGAACGGCGTTCTGATCGTGGCCCCCGAAGATAAGCGTATTGGTCATGACATTCTGATCCCGCCAAAGGGGCAGGGGATGGCTAAGCTGGGTCAAGTGGTGAGCGTTGAGATTATTGATTACCCTGATAGCTATCGACAGGCCGTAGGACGAGTAACCGAGATCTTGGGAGAGATTGATGATCCCGGAATGGAAATCGAGATTGCGGTGCGTAAGTACGGAGTGCCTCATACATTCTCGCCAGCGGCATTAAAAGAGTCTGAGGCATTACCGAATGCCGTTACCCAAGATGATCTTATTGGACGAGTTGATCTGCGTGATGTTCCTCTAGTCACGATTGATGGTGCGGATGCACGCGATTTTGACGATGCGGTTTATTGTGAACCAGTGCAATACGGCCAAGCTAAAGCATGGCGTTTAATTGTGGCGATTGCTGACGTTGCTCATTATGTCAAGCCAGATCATCCTCTCGATAAGGATGCATTATTGCGGGCAACCTCGGTGTATTTCCCCAGAAGAGTGATCCCAATGCTGCCGGAGAAGATCTCCAATGGATTATGTTCTCTCAACCCTGGAGTCGATCGCCTGTGTATGGTGTGCGATGCTGTAGTTGATCAACGTGGCGAGATCTTAGCCTATCAGTTTTATCAAGGGGTCATGCATTCCTCCCAACGTTTTACATACGACACCGTCTGGGAGATCTTAAGTAACACCCGTGGACCAGAGGCAGTGCGCTACGCCGAGTTCAATGAGCAATTAAATAATCTTTACCATCTTTACAAAATCTTATTAGCTGCCCGTGAGAAGCGGGGCGCCATTGATTTTGAGACCACTGAGACCCAAATCATTAGTAATGAGTTAGGGAAGATCTTGCGTATAGAACCAAGATTGCGCAATGACGCACATCGCTTGATTGAAGAATGCATGCTGACCGCAAACGTCTGTGCCGCCAACTTCTTGCAAAAGCATAAGCATCTTAGTTTGTTCCGCGTACATGGCGAGCCATCGCTTGAGAAGGTACAAACTCTTAAGCAAGTGCTGCGCACAACGGGTTTGCATCTATCGGGTACCGAGAAGCCTCACCCCAAAGATTTTGCTAAGCTCATGAAAGAAATTAAGGTGAGACCAGACTCTGGTATGTTACAGATGATGATCTTACGCTCGATGCAGCAAGCGATTTATCAACCAGAGAACGAAGGCCACTTCGGACTCTCGTATCCAGCATATGCGCACTTCACAAGCCCGATACGACGCTACCCTGACTTATTAGTGCATCGCTCCATTAAGGCGATTCTCAGTAAGAAGAGTTATCACCCGCACCTGCCCGAGGATGTGCCGATGAACTTAACCATGCCACGCAAGGGTCAGGGGAGAGCCAATGCTGCCGCTGTGAAGCAATCGCAACAGGATGCCAAGACCAAGGGTAAGAAAGCAGTGACCAAGCAGGTCTCCAAAGACGGTGCGGCACTTGCGGTCTGGGCCCAATTTGGGGTGCATTGCTCTGCCAATGAGCGCCGCGCGGATGAAGCCTCGCGGGATGTGGAAGCATGGCTAAAGTGTTACTACATGCGTGATCATCTCGGCCAAGAATATTCTGGAACGATTACAGGCGTGGCTAATTTTGGTCTCTTTGTGCAACTCGAGAGCCTCTTTGTCGAGGGTATGGTGCACGTGACCGAGCTCGGTGGAGATTATTACCAATACGATGAAGCTCGCCAAGAACTCCGTGGGGAACGCACCGGTATTCGGTATCGTATTGGTGATCGCTTGCATGTATTAATAAGTCGAGTGGACTTAGATGCCCGTAAGATCGAGTTTGGTCTAGTCAAAGCAAATGGAACGAATGAGCGTGATGGCACACGGTTTAAGTCAGTGGTGTTGGCATCGGATGCTGGGCGCCCCAATAAAAAAGCGGCGCATAAGAAAACCCGCCCCGATGAGAAAGCCCCACGCCGCGATGCGGCCCCTAGCAAAGCAAACAAGAAAACGAAAGCCAAGAGCGGACGCAATCCCACATCCCGTCAGCCCTCGATTGCTCAAGGGACAGGTCGCAAGAGTACCAAAGGTAAGCGCAAATGA